TTCGTGGACCACGTAGACGAGGTCGTTCTCCTCTACGGCGTCCAGGACCTGGACGAAGCGGGGGTCCCCGAGCAGGGCCGAGGAGCGGGCTGCGGCCAGCACCGAGCGGGCCCGCGGGTGGTCGGCGGGAAGCAGATGGACGCCCACCGCCCGGCGGAGCTTCTCGTCGACCGCGCGCCAGCTGCTGAAGCCGTCCAGGCGGGTGACGCACTCCTCCAGGCGGTAGCGCCCGGCGAGTTTGTGACCGCTGTGCAGATCGGGTGACGCCGGAACGGCCTGGGAACGCTTCTGCCCACCGTCCGTGTTCTCGGCGTCCTTGGGGCTCGCGCCCTTGGTTTCCTCGGCTTCCGCCGTCCCGTCGGTCGTGGCCTCGTCCGCCTTGGCGGTCAGCGGCTCGTCGCCGCTGTTGTCGGCCACGTCGACGGCAGCCGTGCTACGTTCCGCCACCGTCGTTCCTGCCTCCCCATCCGTTGCGCGATGCCAGCCAGCTCTGCACAGTCACGCCAATTGTGCCCACACTCCGGCGCTATGCACGACACGCGGAGTGCGGCGATGGTTGTGCGGGCGGGTGCTCATTCAGCGACCGAGCCGTCCACGGACCATGCCGACCAGGCCGTTGACCTCCTCGATACGCATCTTCTTCGCCGCGACGAAGAAGAGGCCCAACAGGAGGACGCCGCCGCCGATCAGTGCGGCCAGGGAGCCCAGGGCGCCGGTGCCGACCAGTTCCAGGATGCCGAACCCGACGGCGCCGCCGACCAGTGCGGCAGGCACCGCGGCCATGCAGAGACGCGCGTAGGTCCGCACGATGTGCGCGCCGTCCAGGTCGCCGCCCAGCCGGTTGCGCAGCCGGCGCCAGGCGACGCCGACGCCCACGGCGTAGGCCAGGCCGTAGGAGAAGGCCATGCCGACGACCGCCCAGCGGGCGGGCAGGACGACGTAACAGAGAGCGGAGGCCGCGGCGTTCACTGCGGCCACGATGACCGTGTTGTAGAAGGGGGTGCGGGTGTCCTCGTAGGCGTAGAACCCGCGCAGGACGACGTACTGCACGGAGTACGGGATCAGACCGAGCGCGAAGGCCATGAGGATGAAGCCCATGGAGCGGGCGGCCTCGGCGCCGCTGGAGGCGTACAGCAGGGTGCACATCGGCAGGCCGAGCGCGAGGAAGGTGAACGCCACCGGCACGATCGCGACGGCGGAGTTGCGCAGTCCCTGCGAGATGTCGTCGCGGACCGCTCCGGGGTCGTTGTCGTGGGCGGCCCGCGAGATGCGGGGCAGCAGCGCGGCCATGACGGAGACGGTGATGATGGCCTGCGGCATGCCCCAGATCAGCTGGGCGTTGGAGTAGGCCAGGAAACCGGTGCCGTCCCTGCCCGAGAGCTTGCCCGCCGCCGTGGCGAGCTGGGTGACGACCAGGACGCCCGCCTGGTTGGCCAGGACGAACAGCACGGTCCACTTGGCCAGTTTGACGGTCTTGCCGAGGCCGTGGCCCTTCCAGTCGAAGCGGGGGCGGAAGCGGAAGCCCGTCTCGCGCAGGTAGGGGATCATCGCCAGCGACTGGACGACGAGTCCGAGCAGGGTGCCGATACCGAGCAGGCGGACGCCCTCCGGCGGGATGGTGTCGACGCCCATCTGCGATTCGGCGGAGGTGCCGTAGACCCAGATGAACAGCCCGAACGTGATGATCATGACGATGTTGTTGAGGACCGGGGTCCACATCATCGCGCCGAACTTGCCGCGGGCGTTCAGGATCTGACCCATCACCACATGCACACCCATGAAGAAGATGGTGGGCAGGCAGTACCGGGCGAAGGTGACGGCGACGCTGTTGGCGGCCACGTCGTCGGCGATCGTGCTGGACATCAGCTGGATCAGCACCGGTGCGACGAGGACCGCGACGACGACGATCAGGCCGAGCGCGACCATCACCAGGGTCAGCAGGCGGTTGGCGAAGGCCTCGCCGCCGTCCTCGTCGTCCTTCATGGCGCGGACGAGCTGGGGGACGAAGACCGAGTTCAGACCGCCGCCGACGGTGAGGATGTAGATCATCGTCGGCAGGGTGTACGCGATGGTGAAGCTGTCGCCGAGCATCGCGGCACCGAGTGCGGCGGTGATCACCAGGGAGCGGACGAATCCGGTGAGCCGGGAGACGAGGGTGCCGGCGGCCATGACCGCGCTGGACTTGAGGAGCCCGGAGACCTTGCCGCCGCCCTTGCCGGGTGCGGGTGCGGGAGCCGGTTCGGGCTGGGGCGGTACCGGAGGCTTCCCCGACCCCTCCTGATCCCGGAAGAGGTGCGCGAAGGCGTCCGGCTCCTGCCGGTCGTCCGAGGCCTGGGTCACGAGGTCGTCGACGCCGACGAACTGCGTGGTCGCCGGACGGTCTCCGTACGGCAGGTGCCGGGAGGGCCCCGAGGGCTCGGGGGGCGGGGTCCGGGCCCAGATGCGCGGGTCCGGGGCGTACGGGGCGGGAGGCGGCTGCTGGTAGAGCGGCGCCGGTTCCTGGTAGGTGCCGGGAGGCGGCGGCGGGTGGGCGGCGCGGTCGTAGAGCGCCTCGTCCACCGGGTCCTGGGCGGTCAGGTCCTGCGCCCGGTAGGGATCGTCGTCGTAGGCGTGCTGGAGGTACGGGTCCGGCGGCACGGAGCCGTCCTGGCCCACGCCAGGAGGAACCGGAGGCCCGCCCGGAGACGCTGCTCCGCCCGCGCCCTGCCCGCGGTCACCGTCGTACGGCGCGTTCATCGAAACCCCTACCTCATCGTCCCCGGCCGACCGGCCACGACAGACATCGCTCAACGGTCCACTTTCTCACCCGTTCCCGACGGGGCCCCGCTTTCCGGTCCGGTGTCCGGAGCCGGGTCACTCGGCTGCTCGGGTCCACCGCCGTTGCCGTCGGCCGTGTCGCTTGCCACGGCGCGCTTGCGGTGGCTGTACATCCTGATGCCGGCCAGCACCAGAAGGAGCAGTCCGCCGGCGATCACGAGCAGCACGGTGGGCGTCACCTCGGAGACCTTCACGGTGAAGGTCATCTCCTTGCCGTACGGCGTGCCGTCCTCCGTGAACAGCCGGGCGGTCACCTGGGCCCGGCCGTTGGCGCTGGTCGCCGTGTCGAACTTCACGGACTGGCTGTGCCCGCCCGCGATGGCGACCGGCAGTCTGGCCGTGGTCCCGTCGTCGTTGAACTTGAGCCGGATGTTGTCCGAGGTCAGCTGGAGATGCAGCCGGTCCACGCCCTGCACCAGCTTGTTCTGCACGGTGACCGGAATGGTCGCGCTGCGCCCGGAGAGGGTGACGTCGGACTTCTCGATGAGCTGCACCTCGGAGGTGAGGCTCTGCAGGTAGTCGCGGACCGCGTCCCGGTACTGCTGCGCCTCCAGGGACCGCCCGCGCCAGGACGTCGACATCGAGCGGTTGACGGCGTTGCCGAAGGGCGTCACCACGCGTTCGGGCTGCGTCAGGATCGTCTCGAAGCTGTCGAGGGACCCCTGGGTCGTACGGATGTCCTGGAACGCCTGTGTGGGCAGTTCCTGGGCGCGGAGCTTCTTCGGGTAGGCAGAGGCGCGGGGAACCTTGGTCGTGGCCCTCGGGTCGGGCTTCACCTCGGCGGCGGCCACCAGGTCGAGGGGCTGCGTCCACCTGTTCCCGGACAGCCCCTCCAGGGCGCGGGCCATCGTCTGGGCCTGAGCGGCGGTGGGCATCCGCGGCGGGGCCACGACGATGCTGCGCTGGTTGTCCGGCGCCTGCTCGGTCAGCGCGAGGGTCTGCGCGAGGAACTTCTGGACCGCGAGGGTGGAGGCGCCCGCCCTCGACATATCGCCGTCGAACAGGGTCGACAGCCGGGCGTCCGCGACGACCGCGGTGGTTCCCCCGCCGATCGGCCGCGCCGCGCTCGGCGTGTACGGAAGCGCAGCGGTCTCCCGGAAGCTGTCGCTGCGGGCGATCACGTTGTGGGCGCCCGCCGACGTCGCCACATCGACGATGGAGGAGTCCACGGCGCCGTTCACGGGCCAGGCGAAGTCGGTGGACGGCTTCACATGGAGGATGGTCTCCACCGTGGTCGCTGCCACCGCGGAGGCGTTCTGCAGATGACTGAGCGTTCCGGAGACCGCCTTGCCGCGGTGGGCGATGGAGGCCAGATCCGGGTCGGCGAACGGCAGCGCGATCACCTTGCCGTCCTCGACCACCTTCTCCAGATCGGTGAGCCACTGCTTGGCGAGCGCCTGGTTCCTGCCCGGGACGGTCGTGTCACCCGACTCGACCTCGTACTTCCCGGCCATCGCCGCGACGCTCGCCAGGAGGTCCGGGTCGATGACCCAGGTCACGGGCAGCCGGCTGCCCAGGGCCACCATCTGCTCCAGCCGGCCGCTGGGCGCCAGCTCCTTGGCCAGGTCGTCGTCGGTGAACACGGGGGTCTGCTGCTCGTCCGAGCGGGTCTCCGCCGTGACATGGGGAGACGCGATCAGCGGCCAGAGGAAGGTGAGCTTCGTCCTCTTGTCGCTCGCTTCGGGCTGCCAGGGCAGGAACGAGCGCTCGATGCCCAGCACCTGCTGGTAGGGGGCCGTGGTCGTCCGGCCGGAGACCGAGACGCCGAGCTGGTAGACGCCCGGGTCGTCCAGGCCCAGCTTGTCGACGGGGACGGTGAGCGTGAAGTCCTGGCTGATGCCCCGGGCGAGCTTGGGGAACTTCACCGTGTACTTGTCCCCGACGGTGATCGGGTCGGCGCCGGGAACGTACGTGGAGCGCTTCGCGGCGTCGTCGACCTCTCCGCGCCCGGTGAGTCGTGGTCCGACCCGGAGATCGACCTCGGCGCTGCTGATCGTCTCCTTGCCCCTGTTGGTGAGCGTTCCGGAGACGGTCAGGGTGTCGTCCTCCGACGGAACGCTCGGGGCGAGCGTGTTCAGGGACACATCGACCGTGCGGGAGCCTGTGGGGGCCTTGGCGGGCGCGGCGGCCGGAGCGGCACCGGCGGCCGGAACGGCCAGGAGACCGGCCAGCAACGGTGCTCCGAGCACCGCCGAGGCCGTGCGCCGGAGCCACCGGCGGGCAGGAGAGGGACGAGTCCCCTGGAAGTCTGCCGCCTCGGCCACGCGCCTACCCGTCCCTCGTCGTCGTCAGCTGCTGTCGGTCGTTCGGTTCTGCGTCCCCGCATGGTAACGAGATGCGGCGGGCCGAAGTGCTGGGGTCCATCGCACATGATCGCGGGTATCCCGCAGGGCCGCCGTAAACGATGACGTCGCGCCCGGCCCGTGCACGTACCCTTTTCTGTTGTGCCGAACGCCAACGAAGAGAACGCCAGTGCACTGAGCCAGGTGCAGCACCGCGCGGTGAGTGAGCTGCTGCGGGTGTCCCCGGTCGCCGACGACCTCGCCCGCCGATTCCAGGAGGCCGGATTCGGTCTCGCGCTGGTCGGCGGATCGGTCCGCGACGCTCTGCTGGGCCGGCTCGGGAACGACCTGGACTTCACCACCGATGCCCGCCCCGAGGACGTGCTCAAGATCGTCCGCCCCTGGGCCGACTCGGTGTGGGAGGTCGGGATCGCCTTCGGCACCGTCGGTTCCCAGAAGGACGGTTACCAGATCGAGGTCACGACCTACCGGTCCGAGGCCTACGACCGGACCTCGCGCAAGCCCGAGGTCTCCTACGGCGACTCCATCGAGGACGACCTCGTGCGCCGAGACTTCACGGTCAACGCGATGGCCGTAGCGCTGCCGGAGAAGGAGTTCGTCGACCCGTACGGGGGGCTGAAGGACCTCGCCGACCGGGTGCTGCGCACTCCGGGCACACCCGAGGCGTCCTTCTCCGATGACCCGCTGCGCATGCTGCGCGCGGCCCGGTTCGCCGCGCAGCTCGACTTCGAGGTCGCCCCCGAGGTCGTCACTGCCATGACGGAGATGGCCGCGCGGATCGACATCGTCTCCGCCGAGCGGGTCCGCGACGAGCTCAACAAGCTTCTGCTCTCCCAGCACCCGCGCAAGGGTCTGGGGCTCCTGGTCGACACCGGGCTGGCCGCCCATGTGCTGCCCGAGCTTCCCGCCCTGCGTCTGGAGAGTGACGAGCATCACCGCCACAAGGACGTCTACGAGCACTCGCTGACCGTCCTGGAGCAGGCCATCGATCTGGAGGAGGACGGTCCCGACCTCGTCCTGCGGCTGGCCGCGCTCCTCCATGACATCGGCAAGCCACGCACCCGCCGCTTCGAGAAGGACGGCCGGGTCTCCTTCCACCACCACGAGGTGGTGGGCGCGAAGATGACGAAGAAGCGGATGACCGAGCTCAAGTACTCCAACGAGCTGGTCAAGGAGGTGTCGAAACTGGTGGAGCTGCACCTGCGCTTCCACGGGTACGGCGACGGCGAGTGGACCGACTCCGCGGTGCGCCGGTAT
This sequence is a window from Streptomyces parvus. Protein-coding genes within it:
- a CDS encoding DUF6049 family protein; amino-acid sequence: MAEAADFQGTRPSPARRWLRRTASAVLGAPLLAGLLAVPAAGAAPAAAPAKAPTGSRTVDVSLNTLAPSVPSEDDTLTVSGTLTNRGKETISSAEVDLRVGPRLTGRGEVDDAAKRSTYVPGADPITVGDKYTVKFPKLARGISQDFTLTVPVDKLGLDDPGVYQLGVSVSGRTTTAPYQQVLGIERSFLPWQPEASDKRTKLTFLWPLIASPHVTAETRSDEQQTPVFTDDDLAKELAPSGRLEQMVALGSRLPVTWVIDPDLLASVAAMAGKYEVESGDTTVPGRNQALAKQWLTDLEKVVEDGKVIALPFADPDLASIAHRGKAVSGTLSHLQNASAVAATTVETILHVKPSTDFAWPVNGAVDSSIVDVATSAGAHNVIARSDSFRETAALPYTPSAARPIGGGTTAVVADARLSTLFDGDMSRAGASTLAVQKFLAQTLALTEQAPDNQRSIVVAPPRMPTAAQAQTMARALEGLSGNRWTQPLDLVAAAEVKPDPRATTKVPRASAYPKKLRAQELPTQAFQDIRTTQGSLDSFETILTQPERVVTPFGNAVNRSMSTSWRGRSLEAQQYRDAVRDYLQSLTSEVQLIEKSDVTLSGRSATIPVTVQNKLVQGVDRLHLQLTSDNIRLKFNDDGTTARLPVAIAGGHSQSVKFDTATSANGRAQVTARLFTEDGTPYGKEMTFTVKVSEVTPTVLLVIAGGLLLLVLAGIRMYSHRKRAVASDTADGNGGGPEQPSDPAPDTGPESGAPSGTGEKVDR
- a CDS encoding CCA tRNA nucleotidyltransferase, with protein sequence MPNANEENASALSQVQHRAVSELLRVSPVADDLARRFQEAGFGLALVGGSVRDALLGRLGNDLDFTTDARPEDVLKIVRPWADSVWEVGIAFGTVGSQKDGYQIEVTTYRSEAYDRTSRKPEVSYGDSIEDDLVRRDFTVNAMAVALPEKEFVDPYGGLKDLADRVLRTPGTPEASFSDDPLRMLRAARFAAQLDFEVAPEVVTAMTEMAARIDIVSAERVRDELNKLLLSQHPRKGLGLLVDTGLAAHVLPELPALRLESDEHHRHKDVYEHSLTVLEQAIDLEEDGPDLVLRLAALLHDIGKPRTRRFEKDGRVSFHHHEVVGAKMTKKRMTELKYSNELVKEVSKLVELHLRFHGYGDGEWTDSAVRRYVRDAGPLLERLHKLTRSDCTTRNKRKANALSRTYDGLEERIALLQEQEELDSIRPDLDGNEIMEILGVGPGPVIGKAYGFLLEQRLEHGPMERDAAVAALKEWWARQG
- the murJ gene encoding murein biosynthesis integral membrane protein MurJ, whose product is MNAPYDGDRGQGAGGAASPGGPPVPPGVGQDGSVPPDPYLQHAYDDDPYRAQDLTAQDPVDEALYDRAAHPPPPPGTYQEPAPLYQQPPPAPYAPDPRIWARTPPPEPSGPSRHLPYGDRPATTQFVGVDDLVTQASDDRQEPDAFAHLFRDQEGSGKPPVPPQPEPAPAPAPGKGGGKVSGLLKSSAVMAAGTLVSRLTGFVRSLVITAALGAAMLGDSFTIAYTLPTMIYILTVGGGLNSVFVPQLVRAMKDDEDGGEAFANRLLTLVMVALGLIVVVAVLVAPVLIQLMSSTIADDVAANSVAVTFARYCLPTIFFMGVHVVMGQILNARGKFGAMMWTPVLNNIVMIITFGLFIWVYGTSAESQMGVDTIPPEGVRLLGIGTLLGLVVQSLAMIPYLRETGFRFRPRFDWKGHGLGKTVKLAKWTVLFVLANQAGVLVVTQLATAAGKLSGRDGTGFLAYSNAQLIWGMPQAIITVSVMAALLPRISRAAHDNDPGAVRDDISQGLRNSAVAIVPVAFTFLALGLPMCTLLYASSGAEAARSMGFILMAFALGLIPYSVQYVVLRGFYAYEDTRTPFYNTVIVAAVNAAASALCYVVLPARWAVVGMAFSYGLAYAVGVGVAWRRLRNRLGGDLDGAHIVRTYARLCMAAVPAALVGGAVGFGILELVGTGALGSLAALIGGGVLLLGLFFVAAKKMRIEEVNGLVGMVRGRLGR